A DNA window from Pseudomonas resinovorans NBRC 106553 contains the following coding sequences:
- the flgA gene encoding flagellar basal body P-ring formation chaperone FlgA — MKTKTTIFRHLMAKRRRPLAAVLPALCCLGYSLASSAGQTPPEVLIGTAEGFLEYSVEEYLQRGDIQGRSEIQVNRLDPRLRLAECDKELTTRLESPAQPMGRVTVRIRCDGTSPWTVFVPAQVKLYRDVVVVSRPLRRGAPIGYEDVSLAERDVGTLSQGFLTDTTQILGQKTTRALLPDQVLAPLHLEQAEVVSKGDQVVISALSTAINVRMPGEALSNGAPGEQIRVRNLSSGRVIKARVKGPGQVQVDM; from the coding sequence ATGAAGACCAAGACGACGATTTTCCGGCACTTGATGGCAAAACGCCGCAGACCGCTCGCGGCTGTTTTACCCGCTTTGTGCTGTCTCGGCTACAGCCTGGCGTCAAGTGCCGGTCAGACGCCGCCTGAAGTACTTATCGGCACGGCCGAGGGCTTTCTTGAGTACAGCGTCGAAGAATATCTGCAACGTGGCGATATCCAGGGTCGCAGCGAAATCCAGGTCAATCGCCTGGACCCGCGCCTGCGCCTGGCCGAGTGCGACAAGGAATTGACGACCCGCCTGGAAAGCCCGGCGCAGCCCATGGGACGCGTCACGGTGCGGATTCGTTGCGACGGCACATCGCCCTGGACCGTGTTCGTCCCGGCCCAGGTGAAGCTCTACCGCGACGTGGTGGTGGTCAGCCGGCCGTTGCGCCGTGGTGCGCCCATCGGCTACGAGGATGTGTCGCTGGCGGAACGGGACGTGGGTACCCTGAGCCAGGGCTTCCTCACCGATACCACGCAGATCCTCGGCCAGAAGACCACCCGCGCCCTGCTTCCCGACCAGGTGCTGGCGCCCCTGCATCTGGAACAGGCTGAAGTGGTCAGCAAGGGCGACCAGGTGGTGATCAGTGCACTGAGCACGGCGATCAACGTGCGCATGCCGGGCGAGGCCCTGAGCAATGGCGCTCCGGGCGAGCAGATCCGGGTCCGCAACCTGAGTTCCGGCCGCGTCATCAAGGCCCGGGTCAAGGGCCCCGGCCAGGTTCAGGTGGACATGTAG
- the flgM gene encoding flagellar biosynthesis anti-sigma factor FlgM, giving the protein MVIDFNRLNNGPTPANAGRTGSTQAGKNETVTSGQAAAPQTTGEQAPAAKSGESVQLSSEAQVLQKAGEKLRDLPVVDKERVEKLKQAIADGSYEVDSKRVASKLLNFESQR; this is encoded by the coding sequence ATGGTTATCGACTTCAACCGGCTCAATAACGGCCCCACGCCCGCCAACGCGGGACGTACCGGCAGCACCCAGGCCGGCAAGAACGAAACCGTCACCAGCGGCCAGGCCGCTGCTCCCCAGACCACCGGCGAGCAGGCTCCGGCGGCGAAAAGCGGCGAATCCGTACAGCTGAGCAGCGAAGCTCAGGTGCTGCAGAAAGCCGGCGAAAAACTGCGCGACTTGCCCGTCGTGGACAAGGAGCGCGTTGAAAAGCTCAAGCAGGCCATTGCCGACGGCTCCTATGAAGTCGACAGCAAACGCGTGGCCAGCAAGCTGCTGAACTTCGAATCCCAGCGCTAG
- a CDS encoding flagella synthesis protein FlgN, giving the protein MQDTTLLQLFTDDIGHAQRLLELMDEEFQALGERDLPRLEKLLADKQPLLAQLDQHGQQRSQLLASLQLSTDRAGLQRLAERSPLGQELLARGDELGQLLESCQQLNERNGRLIRANRASVGGMLGILRGGDTPSLYDSRGAAARIGQQRPLSQA; this is encoded by the coding sequence ATGCAAGACACCACCCTGCTTCAGCTGTTCACTGACGATATCGGCCACGCCCAGCGTCTGCTTGAGCTGATGGACGAAGAATTCCAGGCCCTCGGCGAGCGCGACCTGCCTCGCCTCGAGAAGCTCCTGGCCGACAAGCAGCCCCTCCTCGCCCAGCTCGACCAGCATGGCCAGCAACGTAGCCAGCTGCTGGCAAGCCTACAGCTCAGTACCGACCGCGCCGGCCTGCAGCGGCTCGCCGAGCGTTCGCCCCTCGGCCAGGAACTCCTGGCGCGCGGCGACGAACTGGGTCAGTTGCTGGAGAGCTGCCAGCAGCTCAACGAGCGCAATGGCCGACTGATTCGCGCCAACCGTGCATCGGTCGGCGGCATGCTCGGTATCCTGCGCGGCGGCGACACCCCGAGCCTCTATGACAGTCGTGGCGCTGCCGCTAGAATCGGCCAGCAGCGCCCGCTCAGCCAGGCCTGA
- a CDS encoding flagellar brake protein produces the protein MLCVRPAFVFGEIWTVSSPFHEENGPQPPKVLKAPVEILANLRLLQQHHDPLIITFHDRNQRFQSYLVEVDRDRGLVALDEMIPNDGERFLRNGETFRIESFHEGVRIAWETQQAATVGEFEGDRCYWCALPDEVTYHQRRNAFRATLKQSQWVPIELDGDKLSAPYKGVMLDVSATGCRLRFEGDLSGRLQPGQVYERFSAKLSIGPITTPVELRHLQFDEKTGMSFVGIRFHNMSGLVQRNIERFVYQLQREARRFEKDDLF, from the coding sequence ATGCTCTGTGTGCGACCTGCTTTTGTGTTCGGAGAGATTTGGACCGTGTCCAGCCCATTCCACGAAGAAAACGGCCCCCAGCCTCCCAAGGTGCTCAAGGCACCGGTTGAGATCCTGGCCAATCTCCGTCTGCTGCAACAACACCACGACCCGCTGATCATCACCTTCCACGACCGCAACCAGCGGTTCCAGAGCTATCTGGTCGAGGTGGATCGTGATCGCGGCCTGGTGGCCCTGGACGAAATGATCCCCAACGATGGCGAGCGCTTCCTGCGCAATGGCGAGACCTTCCGCATCGAAAGCTTCCACGAGGGCGTGCGGATCGCCTGGGAAACCCAACAGGCCGCCACGGTGGGCGAGTTCGAGGGTGATCGCTGCTACTGGTGCGCCCTGCCCGACGAGGTGACCTACCACCAGCGCCGCAACGCGTTCCGCGCCACCCTCAAGCAAAGCCAGTGGGTGCCCATCGAGCTGGATGGCGACAAGCTGTCGGCGCCGTACAAGGGAGTGATGCTGGACGTCTCCGCCACCGGCTGCAGACTGCGCTTCGAAGGCGACCTGAGTGGTCGCCTGCAGCCCGGCCAGGTCTATGAGCGCTTCAGCGCCAAGCTGTCGATCGGCCCCATCACCACGCCCGTGGAACTGCGTCACCTGCAGTTCGACGAGAAGACCGGCATGAGCTTCGTCGGTATCCGCTTCCACAACATGAGCGGCCTGGTGCAACGCAATATCGAGCGCTTCGTCTATCAACTGCAGCGCGAAGCGCGCCGGTTCGAGAAGGACGACCTCTTCTAG
- a CDS encoding TIGR04282 family arsenosugar biosynthesis glycosyltransferase: MTLSISLHLLASAPHAGKHHPRLLPTLGTEGVIQLHRQLVARVLNLPPLGFSERIFWIEDGPDELLEALAEDNDWMVVGQPVGDLGERMRRIAALGLSENDAVVLIGQHCPMLDADYLSAACEALDQHQAVLGPTEDGRYALLGLRRVDPRLFESMPWGSDQVLARTCERLQELEWPHGLLPRLWVLDDPEHLPRLGRLGIKLGTG, translated from the coding sequence ATGACGTTGAGCATCTCCCTGCATTTGCTGGCAAGCGCTCCGCACGCCGGCAAGCACCATCCCCGCTTGCTCCCGACGCTGGGAACGGAAGGAGTGATCCAGTTGCACAGGCAACTGGTGGCGCGTGTTCTCAATCTGCCGCCCTTGGGTTTCAGCGAGCGGATCTTCTGGATCGAGGATGGGCCGGACGAGCTCCTCGAAGCCCTGGCCGAGGACAACGACTGGATGGTGGTGGGGCAACCGGTGGGCGACCTGGGGGAGCGAATGCGACGGATCGCCGCCCTGGGCCTTTCCGAGAACGACGCCGTGGTGCTTATCGGCCAGCACTGCCCGATGTTGGATGCCGATTACCTGTCAGCCGCCTGTGAGGCCCTGGACCAGCACCAGGCCGTGTTGGGGCCAACCGAGGACGGTCGCTATGCGCTGCTTGGCCTGCGCCGCGTCGATCCACGGCTGTTCGAGTCGATGCCTTGGGGCAGCGACCAGGTATTGGCCAGGACGTGCGAACGGCTGCAGGAACTGGAGTGGCCGCACGGGCTGCTGCCCAGGCTCTGGGTACTGGATGATCCCGAACACCTGCCGCGACTGGGGCGGTTGGGAATCAAGCTCGGGACTGGCTGA
- a CDS encoding MFS transporter, protein MHRIWKSFRALYFATLLMLIGSGLLSTYLGLRLAADKVDGLWVGALMAANYFGLILGGKLGHRLIARVGHIRAYVACAGVVTAAVLGHGLINFLPAWLVMRMLVGLGMMCQYMVIESWLSEQADAGMRGQVFAGYMVASYLGLVLGQLVLVLHPGLGSELLMLVAMCFALCLVPVALTRKLHPAPLHPAPLEPRFFIRRVPQSMTTVLVSGLVIGSFYGLAPLYATAQGLPTEQVGLFMGSCILAGLLVQWPLGWLSDRHDRAVLIRSTAALLALAALPLALMPSVPLKVLFPVGFLVCLLQFSLYPLAVAFSNDHIEAERRVSLTAMLLITFGVGASIGPLLTGALMKLLGPNMLYAFVSFCAAVLVLRVRPDAVTGLHRVDDAPLHHVPTPDNMTSSPLVAALDPRVDEKDVQDQMQNGDNPSAEPPAEDRPEQPQPDK, encoded by the coding sequence ATGCATCGGATCTGGAAGTCGTTTCGCGCACTGTATTTCGCCACCCTGCTCATGCTGATCGGCTCGGGCCTGCTCAGTACCTACCTCGGTCTGCGCCTGGCCGCGGACAAGGTGGACGGGCTCTGGGTCGGCGCCCTGATGGCCGCCAACTATTTCGGCCTGATCCTGGGCGGCAAGCTGGGTCACCGGCTGATCGCCCGCGTCGGGCATATCCGCGCCTACGTGGCCTGCGCCGGTGTGGTGACGGCGGCGGTGCTCGGCCACGGACTGATCAACTTCCTGCCGGCCTGGCTGGTCATGCGGATGCTGGTGGGCCTGGGGATGATGTGCCAGTACATGGTGATCGAGAGCTGGCTCAGCGAGCAGGCGGACGCCGGCATGCGTGGCCAGGTGTTCGCCGGCTACATGGTGGCGTCCTACCTGGGCCTGGTGTTGGGGCAACTGGTGCTGGTCCTGCATCCGGGGCTCGGATCGGAGCTGCTGATGCTGGTCGCCATGTGCTTCGCCCTGTGCCTGGTGCCGGTGGCGCTGACCCGCAAGTTGCACCCGGCTCCGCTGCATCCGGCGCCGCTGGAGCCGCGTTTCTTCATCCGGCGGGTGCCGCAGTCGATGACCACGGTGCTGGTTTCCGGCCTGGTGATCGGTTCCTTCTACGGCCTGGCGCCGCTCTACGCCACCGCCCAGGGCCTGCCAACCGAACAGGTGGGCCTGTTCATGGGCAGCTGCATCCTCGCCGGCCTGTTGGTGCAGTGGCCGCTCGGCTGGTTGTCGGACCGCCACGATCGCGCAGTGCTGATCCGCAGCACCGCCGCGCTACTGGCATTGGCCGCCTTGCCCCTGGCGCTCATGCCGTCGGTGCCCCTGAAAGTGCTGTTCCCGGTGGGCTTCCTGGTCTGTCTGTTGCAGTTCAGCCTCTATCCGCTGGCGGTGGCGTTCTCCAACGACCATATAGAAGCCGAGCGCAGGGTCTCGCTCACCGCCATGCTGCTGATCACCTTCGGCGTGGGCGCCAGTATCGGACCGCTGCTGACCGGCGCGCTGATGAAGCTGCTGGGGCCGAACATGCTCTATGCCTTCGTCAGCTTCTGTGCCGCGGTGCTGGTGTTGCGCGTGCGGCCGGATGCGGTCACCGGTCTGCACCGGGTCGATGACGCACCGCTGCACCATGTGCCGACGCCGGACAACATGACCAGTTCGCCGCTGGTGGCGGCGCTGGACCCGCGGGTCGACGAAAAGGACGTACAGGACCAGATGCAGAACGGCGACAACCCATCCGCCGAACCCCCGGCCGAGGACAGGCCGGAGCAACCGCAGCCCGACAAATAA
- a CDS encoding glutamine synthetase family protein has translation MTTEVRGPLAERLAGVEEVECVTPDLNGVMRGKVMTGEGFLSGRRLQLARGVLLQCIMGGYPPARFYGGDDGDLALVAAPGQVHRLPWSERPRALAICDAQELDGRPSGLSTRGLLRRVLDRYAEHGWKPVVATELEFFVFAPSPDPQQAFQPPLGLDGRREVGCSAFSVSSNNGLRPFFEEVYRVMEAFGMPRDTFMHEMGISQFEINFLHGDPLLLADQTFLFKHLLKELALKHGVQVVCMAKPLAHTPGSSMHIHQSVVTLDGEQNIFSDASGQATDAFSHFIGGQQAAMADFTALFAPNVNSYQRLCHPYASPNNACWSHDNRAAGLRIPASAPVARRVENRLPGADANPYLAIAASLAAGLYGIERQLQPSAPIQGEFEAPEELLLPCTLHAAIERLKRSDLARELFGNEFIDGYIATKTMELSSFFDEITPWERRILASQV, from the coding sequence ATGACTACTGAAGTCCGCGGCCCGCTCGCCGAGCGTCTGGCTGGCGTTGAAGAGGTCGAGTGCGTCACGCCGGACCTGAACGGGGTGATGCGCGGCAAGGTGATGACAGGGGAGGGCTTCCTCTCCGGGCGTCGACTGCAACTGGCGCGGGGCGTGCTTCTGCAATGCATCATGGGTGGTTATCCACCGGCCCGTTTCTATGGCGGCGACGACGGCGACCTGGCCCTGGTGGCCGCGCCCGGCCAGGTCCATCGCTTGCCGTGGAGCGAGCGCCCGCGTGCCCTGGCGATCTGCGATGCCCAGGAACTGGATGGTCGGCCGTCCGGACTGTCCACCCGCGGCCTGTTGCGCCGGGTGCTGGACCGTTACGCGGAACACGGCTGGAAACCCGTGGTGGCGACCGAGTTGGAGTTCTTCGTCTTCGCGCCCAGTCCTGATCCGCAGCAGGCCTTCCAGCCGCCGCTGGGCCTGGATGGGCGGCGCGAGGTGGGTTGCTCGGCTTTCAGCGTGTCGTCCAACAATGGCCTGCGGCCCTTCTTCGAGGAGGTCTATCGCGTCATGGAGGCCTTCGGCATGCCCCGCGATACCTTCATGCACGAGATGGGCATCAGCCAGTTCGAGATCAACTTCCTCCACGGTGACCCGCTGCTGCTGGCCGACCAGACGTTCCTGTTCAAGCACCTGCTCAAGGAATTGGCGCTCAAGCATGGTGTCCAGGTGGTCTGCATGGCCAAGCCGCTGGCGCACACGCCGGGCAGCTCGATGCATATCCACCAGAGTGTGGTGACCCTCGACGGCGAGCAGAACATCTTCAGCGACGCCAGCGGCCAGGCCACCGACGCCTTCTCTCATTTCATCGGTGGCCAGCAGGCGGCCATGGCGGATTTCACGGCGCTGTTCGCGCCCAACGTGAATTCCTACCAGCGCCTCTGTCATCCCTATGCCTCGCCCAACAACGCCTGCTGGTCCCACGACAACCGGGCGGCGGGCCTGCGCATCCCGGCCAGCGCGCCGGTGGCGAGAAGGGTGGAGAATCGCCTGCCGGGTGCGGACGCCAACCCTTACCTGGCCATTGCCGCCAGCCTGGCGGCGGGTCTTTACGGGATAGAGCGGCAACTGCAGCCGAGCGCGCCCATCCAGGGCGAGTTCGAGGCGCCGGAAGAGTTGCTGCTGCCTTGTACCCTTCATGCGGCCATCGAGCGTCTGAAACGCAGCGATCTGGCGCGAGAACTGTTCGGCAACGAGTTCATCGACGGCTACATTGCTACCAAGACGATGGAGCTCAGCAGCTTCTTCGATGAGATCACGCCATGGGAGCGGCGAATCCTCGCTTCCCAGGTGTGA